A genome region from Eschrichtius robustus isolate mEscRob2 chromosome 4, mEscRob2.pri, whole genome shotgun sequence includes the following:
- the MAD2L1 gene encoding mitotic spindle assembly checkpoint protein MAD2A — MALQLSREQGITLRGSAEIVAEFFSFGINSILYQRGIYPSETFTRVQKYGLTLLVTTDPELIKYLNNVVEQLKEWLYKCTVQKLVVVISNIESGEVLERWQFDIECDKTAKDDSAPREKSQKAIQDEIRSVIRQITATVTFLPLLEVSCSFDLLIYTDKDLVVPEKWEESGPQFITNSEEVRLRSFTTTIHKVNSMVAYKIPVND; from the exons ATGGCGCTGCAGCTCTCCCGGGAGCAAGGCATCACCCTGCGCGGGAGCGCCGAAATCGTGGCCGAGTTCTTCT CATTTGGCATCAACAGCATTTTATATCAGCGTGGCATATATCCATCCGAAACCTTTACTCGAGTGCAGAAATATGGACTCACCTTGCTTGTAACTACTGATCCTGAACTCATAAAATACCTAAATAATGTGGTGGAACAACTGAAAG AATGGTTATACAAGTGTACAGTGCAGAAATTGGTGGTAGTCATCTCAAATATTGAAAGTGGTGAGGTCCTTGAAAGATGGCAATTTGATATTGAGTGCGACAAGACTGCAAAAGATGACAG TGCACCCAGAGAAAAGTCTCAGAAAGCTATCCAAGATGAAATCCGCTCAGTGATCAGACAGATCACAGCTACAGTGACATTTCTGCCACTGTTGGAAGTTTCTT GTTCATTTGATCTCCTGATTTATACAGACAAAGATTTGGTTGTACCTGAAAAGTGGGAAGAGTCAGGACCACAGTTCATTACCAATTCTGAGGAAGTTCGTCTTCGTTCATTTACTACTACAATTCACAAAGTAAATAGCATGGTAGCCTACAAAATTCCTGTCAATGACTGA